One Coprobacter fastidiosus genomic window, GATCGGGATTGTAAATCAAATCATAGACAAGATGCTTATTTGTTAATTGTTCATAAGGAATAGGAGGACAGGTCGCTGTATGTGGATACATTCCCAGAGGGGTAGTATTGATGATGACCGTATATTCAGACATAATTTCGGGAGTGAGATCTTCGTATGTAAGAACATCTTTTTTTGCTGTACGGGAAACTAACTGGGGGGTAATCCCTAAAGATAATAATCCGTACCATACTGCTTTAGAAGCTCCTCCAGTCCCTAATATCAAACCTTTTTTATGTTCAGAGTTTAATAAAGGCCGTATAGAATCGGTAAAACCTATAATATCTGAGTTGAACCCTTTGAGTTTAAGTTTTCCTTTTTCACGTATAAATTTGATGACATTTACAGCTCCGATCATACGGGCGGTTTCATCCATTTCGTTCATATATGGAATAACGGCTTCTTTATAGGGAAGAGTTACGTTCAGTCCCATTAATTCCGGATTTTCGACAATTACTTTTTTGATAAGTTCTATTTTGTCTATTTCAAAATTAATGTATTCGGCAGGTATGTTTTCTGCAATGAATTTTTCATTGAAAAATGTTTTTGAGAAAGAGTGTATTAACGGATATCCTAATAATCCGTAGAGCTGTTTTTGAGAGTTGGTTGTATTCATATTGTTTTTATTATCCTTTTCCTTTATATTTCGATACCTTTAGTATTTGTTCCCCGTCGATCGGATATTCCAATAATTCGTGAAGAGAGCAGTTGCATCTTTCCATATATTCAGATACTATGCGCCAACCTATCCAACGACCTATTCTGCCCGGAGAATTGGGCGAAATCGGTGATGTAAATGGAGCAGGTCCGAGATATTTATTCTTTAATAATAAGTCTGTCGAGAAAAGATGCCTTTGACGTATTATTTTAT contains:
- a CDS encoding shikimate dehydrogenase family protein codes for the protein MNTTNSQKQLYGLLGYPLIHSFSKTFFNEKFIAENIPAEYINFEIDKIELIKKVIVENPELMGLNVTLPYKEAVIPYMNEMDETARMIGAVNVIKFIREKGKLKLKGFNSDIIGFTDSIRPLLNSEHKKGLILGTGGASKAVWYGLLSLGITPQLVSRTAKKDVLTYEDLTPEIMSEYTVIINTTPLGMYPHTATCPPIPYEQLTNKHLVYDLIYNPDQTLFMEKASKQGAVTKNGLEMLLLQAFASWDIWHR